From Pelosinus fermentans DSM 17108, the proteins below share one genomic window:
- a CDS encoding TerC family protein has translation MDVTIVVEYAWMFVILIFLEGILAADNACVLGVMVKHLPVEERKRALMYGLAGAFVFRAASLFAISMLIEWWQLQAVGALYLIFLSLNHIYKAVACSNGGNVKSAAGEGSGFWNTVIKVEMADIAFAADSILAAVALAVSLPKTTLPSIGGLDGGHFMVVFAGGFVGLVIMRFAAQWFVDILLRKPGLETAAYLLVGWVGVKLAVYTLSHPGVAWLDAGFSGSVEWKLIFWSGFLLICLGGWFFSKPVEVKE, from the coding sequence ATGGATGTTACAATCGTAGTAGAGTATGCTTGGATGTTTGTGATTCTCATTTTCTTGGAAGGGATTTTGGCGGCTGACAATGCCTGCGTTCTGGGAGTTATGGTTAAACATTTACCGGTTGAAGAACGTAAGAGAGCTTTGATGTACGGGTTGGCAGGAGCATTTGTTTTTCGCGCGGCATCTTTGTTCGCAATATCGATGCTGATCGAATGGTGGCAGCTGCAAGCGGTAGGAGCGCTTTATTTGATCTTCCTAAGCCTCAATCATATATATAAAGCTGTTGCATGCAGCAATGGAGGAAACGTTAAGTCGGCTGCTGGGGAGGGATCAGGTTTTTGGAATACTGTGATAAAGGTGGAAATGGCAGATATTGCTTTTGCAGCAGACTCCATTCTTGCAGCAGTGGCATTGGCAGTTAGTTTGCCGAAAACTACACTGCCAAGCATTGGAGGACTCGACGGCGGACATTTTATGGTGGTTTTTGCTGGCGGATTTGTTGGTCTGGTGATCATGCGCTTTGCGGCCCAGTGGTTTGTGGATATCCTGCTTCGTAAGCCGGGTCTGGAAACCGCAGCGTATCTGTTGGTCGGCTGGGTAGGTGTTAAGCTGGCTGTTTATACGCTGTCACATCCGGGAGTTGCATGGCTGGATGCAGGATTTTCTGGTTCAGTAGAATGGAAGCTTATTTTCTGGAGTGGATTTCTCCTGATTTGTCTTGGCGGCTGGTTTTTCTCAAAGCCGGTAGAGGTGAAAGAATAA
- a CDS encoding amidohydrolase, giving the protein MNVDIKEAVKQMEEQIIAWRRDFHRYPEAAWTEFRTADRVVKVLNSFGYDVQYGSKVVEEAAMMGVPTQDVLENSSKRAIEEGADSTVVESMAGGKTGVVGTLYTGRPGPIVALRFDMDANDVQEKTDEKHRPWQEGFASLHTGVMHACGHDGHTAVGLGVAKILQEQKANLCGTVKLIFQPAEEGVRGAKAMVEAGVVDDVDYLFGMHLGFLAGSSERFICGTDGFLATTKFDAHFSGVPAHAGAAPHEGRNALLAAAQAAISLHGIPRHAAGVSRINVGVLEAGSGRNVIADKAVLKLETRGETSAINCFMQEEALRIIHGAAAIQGVTVTIREMGGASGGQSDTAIAKRLRQAAEASGLFAVIEDRGSLGASEDFTCFLERVQERGGQGGYAMVGINRAAGHHDGAFDFDEAALSNAVTVLTLAVSDLLQKTR; this is encoded by the coding sequence ATGAACGTAGATATTAAAGAAGCCGTGAAGCAGATGGAGGAGCAAATTATTGCTTGGAGAAGAGATTTTCACCGATATCCGGAGGCGGCCTGGACTGAGTTTCGTACCGCTGACAGAGTGGTGAAAGTATTGAACAGTTTTGGTTATGATGTTCAATATGGTAGTAAGGTTGTTGAAGAGGCTGCTATGATGGGGGTGCCGACTCAGGATGTTCTTGAAAACAGTTCAAAGAGGGCAATCGAAGAAGGCGCAGACAGTACAGTGGTTGAGAGTATGGCAGGTGGAAAAACGGGTGTCGTTGGCACACTATATACTGGTCGTCCCGGTCCTATAGTGGCGCTGCGTTTTGATATGGATGCTAATGATGTGCAGGAAAAAACAGATGAGAAGCATCGACCTTGGCAAGAAGGATTTGCTTCACTTCATACAGGTGTTATGCATGCTTGTGGCCATGACGGACATACAGCTGTTGGACTGGGAGTGGCAAAAATCTTACAAGAACAAAAAGCCAATCTTTGTGGAACCGTCAAACTGATTTTTCAGCCGGCTGAAGAAGGGGTGCGAGGAGCCAAAGCAATGGTTGAAGCTGGAGTCGTTGATGATGTTGATTATTTATTTGGTATGCATTTAGGTTTTTTGGCTGGGAGCAGTGAGCGCTTCATTTGTGGTACTGACGGTTTTTTAGCTACTACAAAATTTGATGCTCATTTTTCTGGCGTGCCGGCCCATGCCGGAGCAGCACCCCATGAGGGACGCAATGCATTGCTTGCTGCCGCTCAGGCTGCCATCAGCCTGCATGGGATTCCCCGTCATGCTGCTGGTGTATCGCGCATTAATGTTGGAGTATTAGAAGCAGGCAGCGGGCGCAATGTTATTGCTGATAAAGCGGTTTTAAAACTGGAAACTCGCGGCGAAACTTCAGCGATAAATTGCTTTATGCAGGAAGAGGCTCTGCGAATCATTCACGGAGCTGCTGCCATACAAGGCGTAACTGTGACCATTCGTGAAATGGGTGGAGCTTCCGGCGGTCAAAGTGATACTGCAATTGCAAAGCGCTTGCGGCAAGCTGCAGAGGCTTCGGGTTTATTCGCTGTGATTGAGGATCGTGGCAGTTTGGGAGCCAGCGAGGATTTTACATGCTTTTTAGAGCGGGTTCAAGAACGCGGCGGACAAGGCGGATATGCCATGGTCGGAATTAATCGAGCTGCCGGGCATCATGACGGGGCATTTGATTTTGATGAAGCTGCCTTATCAAATGCTGTGACGGTCTTGACATTAGCGGTATCGGATCTTTTGCAAAAAACACGTTGA
- a CDS encoding DMT family transporter: MNEQTTLYNNFNIKGIACTKPSPWKKFHNIYLLLMTVPIFLGTSYVAAKIGMRDFLPLNLVILRFVIASLVFTLILLLKKGTSCIDKKDIPQFFLLGFLAITSFFYIHYTGLQYTTSTNAGLIMATTPVFAALFCIITKKEKVTTRSRLGISIAFFGVLLVISQGEFGSIFHQKTLLGDGLLVLNALVWAWFTLKGKTVLEKYSPFIAMAYIHIFGTILLLPFAIVPTVLAETTLLQQLPTVSRATLLASAYLAIFCSVYSYFIWYLGIAKIGAVKTAIFSYFNPIMATLAGIMIFDDKLTLSIVLGGLFVIIGVYITNQKNAISLGNVLSSRKI, translated from the coding sequence TTGAATGAGCAAACTACTCTTTATAACAACTTTAACATTAAAGGAATTGCATGTACTAAACCTTCTCCTTGGAAAAAATTTCATAATATATATCTGCTTTTAATGACTGTACCTATATTTCTTGGAACATCCTATGTTGCAGCTAAAATTGGAATGCGTGACTTCCTTCCTTTGAACCTGGTTATTTTACGGTTTGTAATTGCGTCTTTAGTATTTACTCTCATTCTTTTGCTTAAAAAAGGAACTAGCTGCATTGATAAAAAAGATATACCTCAGTTCTTCCTGCTAGGCTTTTTGGCTATTACTTCATTTTTCTATATTCATTATACAGGTTTGCAATATACAACCAGTACAAATGCTGGTCTGATTATGGCAACTACCCCGGTCTTTGCTGCTTTATTCTGCATTATTACCAAAAAAGAAAAAGTGACTACTCGCAGCAGGTTAGGAATAAGTATTGCTTTTTTCGGTGTTCTGCTAGTCATAAGCCAAGGAGAATTTGGCAGCATATTCCACCAAAAGACCCTCCTAGGAGATGGTTTACTGGTTCTAAATGCACTCGTTTGGGCCTGGTTTACTCTTAAAGGTAAAACAGTGTTAGAAAAGTATAGTCCATTTATCGCAATGGCTTATATTCACATCTTTGGAACCATTCTATTACTGCCATTTGCAATTGTTCCAACAGTACTAGCCGAAACAACATTGTTGCAGCAACTTCCCACAGTTAGCCGTGCTACCCTTTTAGCCTCAGCATATTTAGCTATTTTTTGCTCCGTTTATTCATACTTCATCTGGTATCTGGGAATCGCAAAAATTGGTGCCGTAAAAACAGCAATCTTCAGCTATTTTAATCCAATTATGGCTACACTGGCAGGTATAATGATTTTTGATGATAAACTGACTCTATCTATTGTTTTAGGCGGCTTATTTGTCATCATAGGTGTATATATCACCAATCAAAAGAATGCCATCTCCTTAGGCAATGTTCTATCAAGCAGAAAAATTTAA